Proteins encoded by one window of Gemmatimonadota bacterium:
- a CDS encoding sugar phosphate isomerase/epimerase: MQFIMFTKHLEGLTLAEIADKLNSVGVSGADLCVRDGYPVNPGNIDRALPEAARVLSDEGLSIPLVTAPGDFTSATLDYAERYYQACGENGVKHIKLGYWHWSPGSDYWAELDRVRKELEGLQRLSEKTGVKTVVHNHSGHSMGLNSSAVTHVVQGFDPRHVGVFADVGHLSICGEPIDMALDIVRAYLAVMSFKDLARVQRVHDGERRWEVDVVRLGTGFGDWKTVLSTLKAQGFDGPVSMHSEYGGEPVDTVVDLARSDLRFVRNLMEQL, encoded by the coding sequence ATGCAGTTCATCATGTTCACCAAGCACCTCGAGGGCCTGACGCTGGCGGAAATCGCGGATAAACTGAACAGCGTGGGCGTTTCCGGCGCCGACCTGTGCGTGCGCGACGGATACCCGGTAAATCCCGGGAACATCGACCGGGCCCTGCCGGAAGCCGCACGGGTGCTTTCCGATGAGGGGCTTTCCATCCCACTCGTGACGGCACCGGGGGATTTCACTTCGGCCACACTGGACTACGCGGAGAGATACTACCAGGCCTGCGGGGAGAACGGGGTGAAGCACATCAAGCTGGGGTACTGGCACTGGTCGCCGGGGTCGGATTACTGGGCGGAACTGGACCGCGTGCGGAAGGAACTGGAGGGGCTTCAGCGCCTGTCGGAGAAGACCGGCGTCAAAACCGTCGTGCACAACCATTCGGGCCACTCCATGGGCCTGAACTCGTCCGCCGTCACGCACGTCGTGCAGGGATTCGACCCCCGCCACGTCGGCGTGTTCGCGGACGTGGGGCACCTGTCCATCTGCGGCGAACCGATCGACATGGCCCTCGACATCGTCCGGGCGTACCTGGCCGTCATGTCCTTCAAGGACCTGGCGAGGGTGCAGCGGGTCCACGACGGCGAACGTAGGTGGGAAGTCGACGTGGTGCGGCTGGGCACGGGTTTCGGGGACTGGAAGACAGTGCTGTCCACGCTGAAGGCCCAGGGGTTCGACGGACCCGTCAGCATGCACAGTGAATACGGGGGAGAACCCGTGGACACAGTCGTCGATCTGGCCCGGTCGGACCTGCGGTTCGTCCGGAACCTGATGGAGCAGTTGTAG
- a CDS encoding amidohydrolase family protein produces the protein MLKIGLNLVAAALLAGIVNLAVEAQQTAPQAGLRENPSRVHALENARIYVRPDLLIEKGVVVIRDGLIVEAGASVDIPPDAQRWDYSGQTIYPGLIEMFTQAGLPEEEGGPSSGSTHWNPAVRPERSAALAYLVSETEIERLRNTGFAAAMVVADRGVFAGSSAVVNLGSGSPNENILKRDVFQHLRMKRNRNRTYPASMMGVVALMRQTILDAQWYRDAHAAYAANPRQDRPEDNDALAALDRVAARGQAVLMSVDDDHAFLRAARLADEFGLRLLVRGSGHEYRMLDAVRQVGAPVILPLDFPRSDDFTVSTPEDALDVTLAELRHWELAPGNPGRLQRAGIPIALSSTRLDQGAEFHERVREAIEHGLTYEAALAALTTTPASMLGLGNRLGTLDPGKLANMTITDGPLFAENVKVQDVWVAGNRHVVTPRPVTDPRGAWTVVLQGDSLSLSIEGAPGAPEGTLEKDGNAMKAVRMTLEDARIAFSVEDEKLGEAGVWRFSGSIQEDRITGRGIQPGGDSVAWSAERTAPRESETKHMPAPADVAEPLALYPPGAFGREIVPAQPEHLVVRNATVWTLDERGKLENADVLIREGKIAEVGTGITAPEHALEIDGTGKHVTPGIIDAHSHTAILEGINEGTQAVTAEVGIGDVIDSHDIAMYRELAGGLTVANVLHGSANPIGGKNQIIKLRWGVGPEELKFSEAKAGIKFALGENVKRSNWRILSTRYPQSRMGVEQIIRDRFRAAREYQQAWDRYEALADKSDVVPPRRDLELETLQEVLTGERLVHCHSYRQDEILMLLRVAEDYGFTIGTFQHVLEGYKVAPELAAHGAGASAFSDWWAFKVEAYDAIPHNGALMHDAGVLVTFNSDGDELARRLNTEAAKAVKYGGVDEVEALKFVTLNAAIQLAVDPWVGSLEPGKDADFVIWNGHPLSTYTKCEQTWIDGRKYFDIDEDRLMRAEVEKERTRLIQKLLRSPEDDESPETEDRAPEA, from the coding sequence ATGCTGAAGATCGGTCTTAACCTTGTTGCGGCCGCGTTGCTGGCCGGGATCGTCAACCTCGCCGTGGAAGCCCAGCAGACGGCACCGCAGGCTGGATTGCGGGAAAACCCTTCGCGTGTACACGCCCTTGAAAACGCCCGGATATACGTCCGCCCCGATCTCCTCATCGAAAAGGGGGTCGTGGTCATCCGGGACGGGCTGATCGTCGAGGCGGGGGCCTCCGTCGACATCCCGCCGGATGCCCAGCGATGGGACTACTCCGGTCAGACCATTTATCCCGGATTGATCGAGATGTTCACGCAGGCCGGACTGCCTGAAGAGGAAGGGGGTCCGTCCTCGGGGTCTACCCACTGGAACCCCGCCGTCCGCCCGGAGCGTTCCGCTGCCTTAGCGTACCTCGTCAGCGAGACCGAAATCGAACGGTTGAGGAATACGGGATTCGCGGCAGCCATGGTCGTGGCCGACCGCGGCGTGTTCGCGGGCAGCAGCGCGGTGGTTAACCTGGGATCCGGATCCCCCAATGAGAACATACTGAAGCGCGACGTCTTTCAGCACCTGCGCATGAAACGAAACCGGAACCGCACCTATCCGGCTTCAATGATGGGCGTCGTGGCCCTCATGAGGCAGACGATCCTCGACGCGCAGTGGTACCGGGACGCCCACGCGGCCTACGCCGCGAATCCCCGCCAGGACCGTCCGGAGGACAACGACGCACTGGCGGCGTTGGACAGGGTGGCCGCCCGCGGCCAGGCCGTGCTCATGAGTGTCGATGACGACCACGCCTTCCTCCGCGCCGCCCGGCTGGCCGATGAATTCGGATTGCGGCTCCTCGTACGGGGCAGCGGTCATGAATATCGCATGCTGGACGCGGTCCGACAAGTAGGTGCGCCCGTCATCCTGCCCCTCGATTTTCCCCGGTCGGACGACTTCACCGTCTCCACACCGGAAGACGCCCTGGATGTCACCCTTGCCGAACTGCGGCACTGGGAACTGGCGCCCGGGAATCCTGGAAGGCTGCAACGGGCCGGAATCCCTATCGCGCTGAGCAGTACGAGGTTGGACCAGGGCGCCGAATTCCACGAAAGAGTGCGTGAAGCGATCGAGCACGGGTTGACCTACGAAGCGGCGCTGGCCGCGTTGACCACGACGCCCGCGTCCATGCTCGGACTGGGCAACCGCCTCGGAACCCTGGATCCCGGCAAGCTGGCCAACATGACCATTACCGACGGCCCCCTCTTCGCGGAGAACGTGAAGGTGCAGGACGTCTGGGTCGCGGGCAACCGCCACGTGGTCACCCCCCGGCCGGTCACCGATCCCCGGGGCGCGTGGACGGTCGTCCTCCAGGGCGACAGCCTGTCGCTGTCCATCGAAGGCGCACCGGGAGCGCCGGAAGGGACCCTGGAAAAGGACGGGAACGCCATGAAGGCTGTCCGCATGACGCTGGAAGACGCGCGGATCGCATTCAGCGTGGAGGACGAGAAGCTGGGAGAAGCCGGCGTATGGCGTTTCTCGGGTTCGATCCAGGAAGACCGGATCACCGGCCGGGGGATACAGCCCGGCGGTGATAGCGTAGCCTGGTCTGCCGAACGTACCGCACCGCGGGAATCGGAAACAAAGCACATGCCCGCACCGGCCGATGTGGCTGAACCTCTAGCACTGTACCCTCCGGGCGCCTTCGGCAGGGAAATCGTACCGGCACAACCGGAACATCTTGTCGTCCGGAACGCCACGGTGTGGACGCTGGACGAGCGGGGCAAGCTGGAGAACGCAGACGTATTGATCCGCGAAGGAAAGATCGCAGAGGTTGGCACGGGCATCACAGCACCGGAACACGCCCTGGAGATCGACGGGACCGGCAAGCACGTCACGCCCGGCATCATCGACGCTCATTCGCACACGGCTATCCTGGAGGGTATTAACGAAGGAACGCAGGCCGTGACCGCCGAGGTGGGAATCGGCGACGTCATCGACAGCCACGATATCGCCATGTACCGGGAACTGGCCGGAGGACTCACTGTGGCCAATGTGCTGCACGGTTCGGCCAATCCCATCGGAGGGAAGAACCAGATCATCAAGCTGAGGTGGGGCGTCGGACCCGAGGAACTGAAATTCTCCGAGGCAAAGGCGGGGATCAAGTTCGCCCTGGGCGAGAACGTCAAGCGCAGCAACTGGCGCATCCTCAGCACCCGCTATCCGCAAAGCCGCATGGGGGTCGAGCAGATTATACGCGACCGGTTCCGGGCGGCTCGGGAATACCAGCAGGCGTGGGACAGATACGAGGCGCTGGCGGACAAGTCAGACGTCGTGCCGCCCCGCCGGGATCTCGAACTGGAAACGCTGCAGGAAGTCCTCACCGGTGAACGCCTTGTCCACTGCCACTCCTATCGGCAGGACGAGATTCTGATGCTCCTCCGGGTGGCCGAAGACTACGGGTTCACGATCGGTACCTTTCAGCACGTGCTGGAGGGCTACAAGGTCGCGCCGGAGCTGGCCGCCCACGGCGCGGGCGCTTCGGCATTCAGCGACTGGTGGGCCTTCAAGGTGGAAGCCTACGACGCCATTCCCCATAACGGGGCGCTGATGCACGACGCGGGCGTGCTGGTCACCTTCAACTCCGACGGCGACGAACTCGCCCGGCGTTTGAACACGGAAGCCGCCAAGGCGGTGAAGTATGGCGGGGTGGACGAGGTGGAAGCCCTGAAGTTCGTCACATTGAACGCGGCGATCCAACTGGCCGTCGATCCCTGGGTCGGATCGCTCGAGCCGGGCAAGGACGCCGACTTCGTGATCTGGAACGGCCATCCCCTGTCCACCTACACGAAGTGCGAACAGACGTGGATCGACGGCAGGAAGTACTTCGATATCGACGAGGACCGACTGATGCGGGCCGAAGTCGAGAAGGAACGGACTCGGCTGATTCAGAAACTGCTCAGATCACCGGAAGACGACGAATCGCCCGAGACCGAAGATCGAGCGCCGGAGGCGTAG
- the mqnB gene encoding futalosine hydrolase, giving the protein MKLDYLLITATKMEQEWVQARMEISGTDHPLARPWHLGSLCGKPVLLIEGGVGQVNTAAALTLALTRHDPAVILQFGVGGAYVRSGLEVGDLAIATEECYGDTGVLAPDGWIDLEGMGFPVLPARTGNHGRPQRQPVYNRIPLDVTRADVILLHVKNGMEGETACGIAAGPFVTVQRCSGVQAVGDTLAARYDGICENMEGAAAAHVSAANYIPFVEIRGISNRVVDRDLSQWDLPLAIRRCGRAVEWIVESGVC; this is encoded by the coding sequence ATGAAACTGGACTATCTACTCATCACCGCGACGAAAATGGAACAGGAATGGGTCCAGGCACGGATGGAGATCTCCGGGACGGACCATCCGCTGGCCCGGCCCTGGCACCTGGGCTCGTTGTGCGGGAAGCCGGTGCTTCTGATCGAGGGCGGCGTGGGCCAGGTCAACACGGCCGCGGCCCTGACCCTCGCACTGACGCGACATGACCCCGCCGTGATCCTGCAATTCGGCGTGGGCGGCGCGTACGTGCGGTCCGGGCTCGAAGTAGGTGACCTCGCAATTGCAACGGAAGAGTGCTACGGTGATACCGGCGTTTTAGCCCCGGATGGTTGGATCGACCTGGAAGGGATGGGTTTTCCCGTGCTTCCCGCCCGGACCGGCAACCACGGACGACCCCAAAGGCAGCCTGTCTACAACAGGATACCGCTGGATGTCACACGGGCCGATGTGATTCTACTGCACGTCAAAAATGGGATGGAAGGGGAAACAGCTTGCGGGATCGCGGCCGGTCCTTTCGTTACGGTGCAGCGGTGCAGCGGCGTTCAGGCAGTCGGCGATACGCTGGCCGCCCGTTACGACGGGATATGCGAGAACATGGAAGGAGCGGCCGCAGCCCATGTTTCCGCGGCCAACTACATTCCCTTCGTGGAGATACGCGGCATCAGCAACCGGGTGGTCGACCGGGACCTGTCGCAATGGGATCTGCCCCTGGCGATCCGGCGCTGTGGGCGAGCGGTCGAATGGATCGTGGAAAGCGGGGTATGCTGA
- a CDS encoding sugar phosphate isomerase/epimerase → MNHLSFMLTDPPSRWGGSVDDTFRFIRSIGYEGVELNLTPEQAGLLDHVEDAARAHDLPVVSLLTGAAYAEGLCLSAPDASIRDRTVERLVENIETANRFGAILVVGLLQGLRTDEPDPVAANARIVSCLQRVGREAEARGVDIVIEPVNHLQVGFNNSVGEVLRLIRDTGSAALHPMVDTIHMNIEETSLVQPIQDCGARLRHVHLCESHGGLPGTGRIDFAAVLNALEGVGYPHFASVKVYRKVGPREAAKQSMAFFRKLKPG, encoded by the coding sequence ATGAATCATCTCAGTTTCATGCTGACCGATCCGCCGTCCCGATGGGGCGGGAGCGTAGACGACACCTTCCGTTTCATACGATCCATTGGATATGAAGGCGTGGAATTAAACCTCACCCCGGAACAGGCCGGCCTGCTGGACCATGTCGAGGACGCCGCCCGCGCCCATGATCTGCCGGTCGTTTCGCTGCTCACCGGCGCGGCGTACGCGGAGGGACTCTGTCTCAGCGCCCCGGATGCGTCCATACGTGACCGAACGGTGGAGCGCCTGGTGGAGAACATAGAGACTGCGAATCGGTTCGGCGCTATCCTGGTGGTCGGCCTGTTGCAGGGCCTGCGCACCGACGAACCGGACCCGGTGGCCGCCAATGCGCGGATCGTTTCCTGCCTGCAACGGGTGGGACGGGAAGCCGAAGCCCGTGGGGTCGACATTGTGATCGAACCGGTAAACCACCTCCAGGTGGGATTCAACAACAGCGTCGGGGAAGTCCTGCGCCTGATCCGGGACACCGGATCGGCCGCTTTGCATCCCATGGTCGACACCATACACATGAATATCGAGGAGACCTCCCTCGTACAGCCCATCCAGGACTGTGGCGCCCGTCTCAGGCACGTTCATCTCTGTGAGAGCCACGGCGGATTGCCGGGTACCGGCCGCATCGACTTCGCGGCCGTCCTCAATGCACTGGAAGGCGTCGGGTATCCCCATTTCGCTTCGGTAAAGGTCTACAGGAAGGTCGGACCGCGAGAAGCGGCAAAGCAGAGCATGGCCTTCTTCAGGAAGCTGAAGCCGGGCTAG
- a CDS encoding 1,4-dihydroxy-6-naphthoate synthase, translated as MTALSLGYSPCPNDTFIFCALVQGRIPNAPKCREVLEDIETLNTLALERKLDLTKISFHALGHLRDHYVLLRAGGALGRGCGPLVVSREPLRPEQLKDKKIALPGRLTTAALLMRLFDPSLDQLVYLPFDQIMPACRRGDVDAGVIIHESRFTYAEYGLSQVIDLGAWWEEEAGHPIPLGGILARRDLGGDIHERLNRSIRSSIEFAYAHPDEVKPYIRRHSQEMDEKVMQQHIDLYVNQYSLQYGDDGEAAIRDLYDRAERAGIVPSSKYSLFE; from the coding sequence GTGACCGCCCTTTCTCTCGGCTACTCGCCCTGTCCGAACGATACGTTTATCTTCTGCGCCCTGGTCCAGGGCCGAATTCCCAATGCACCGAAGTGCCGGGAAGTGCTGGAGGATATCGAGACCCTGAATACCCTGGCCCTCGAGCGGAAATTGGATCTGACGAAGATCTCCTTTCACGCTCTCGGTCACCTGCGCGACCACTACGTCCTGCTCCGGGCAGGTGGAGCTTTGGGCAGGGGTTGCGGTCCGCTTGTGGTTTCGAGAGAACCGCTGCGCCCGGAACAACTGAAGGACAAGAAGATCGCCCTGCCCGGCCGACTGACCACGGCGGCGCTGCTAATGAGGCTTTTCGATCCTTCCCTGGATCAACTGGTTTACCTGCCCTTCGATCAGATCATGCCGGCCTGCCGTCGAGGCGACGTCGACGCCGGGGTGATCATCCACGAAAGCAGGTTCACTTACGCCGAATACGGTCTGTCCCAGGTGATCGACCTCGGCGCCTGGTGGGAGGAAGAGGCGGGTCATCCGATTCCACTGGGCGGAATCCTCGCGCGGAGGGACCTGGGCGGCGATATACACGAACGACTCAACCGGTCGATACGATCGAGCATCGAATTCGCATACGCCCATCCTGATGAAGTGAAGCCCTACATCCGGCGCCATTCACAGGAGATGGACGAAAAGGTCATGCAGCAGCACATCGACCTCTATGTAAATCAGTATTCACTTCAGTACGGAGACGACGGAGAAGCGGCGATTCGCGACCTGTACGATCGGGCCGAACGGGCGGGAATCGTCCCGTCATCGAAGTATTCCCTGTTCGAGTAA
- a CDS encoding amidohydrolase family protein, whose amino-acid sequence MFLLLVAVCSFGPPVHEAAASKQKPAGPQVQPIALTGGTVHTVSGGVIEGATVLFEAGVITGIGIDLVLPENTRIIDITGKHVYPGLIAAPTTLGLTEIGSVWATHDNIETGNVTPSVRAVTAVNPDSEYFPVARANGILTALTMPSGGLISGLSGLIAMDGWTTEEMTLVATVGLHVRWPSYRVRDIPGLAGEEQIKARKAALTRLRDAFREARAYMIAKEAESVGGPFHPSDLGWESMIPVLKKELPVFIHAAEEKQIHAAIDWALAEDLRIVLVGGADVWRVADRLKVNDVPVIIGAVHYLPARRWEAYDAPFTNARKLHEAGLDFCIGERRVWLEGGGGSNVRNLPYHAATAAAYGLPKDEALKSVTLYPARILGVEDRLGSLETGKDATLIVTDGDPLEIMTQVEHAFIQGRPVDISSKHTDLYDKYRTRLEQGSR is encoded by the coding sequence ATGTTTCTTTTACTTGTGGCGGTTTGTTCCTTCGGTCCCCCGGTCCACGAAGCGGCGGCATCCAAGCAGAAGCCCGCCGGCCCGCAGGTACAGCCCATCGCGCTGACCGGCGGAACGGTCCATACGGTAAGCGGCGGCGTCATCGAGGGCGCTACGGTGCTCTTTGAAGCAGGGGTGATTACCGGTATCGGGATCGACCTGGTCCTGCCCGAAAACACCCGAATCATCGACATTACGGGAAAACACGTGTATCCCGGTTTGATCGCCGCTCCGACTACCCTTGGCCTCACCGAGATCGGCTCGGTGTGGGCGACCCATGACAATATCGAAACCGGGAACGTGACCCCCAGCGTCCGCGCGGTGACCGCCGTGAATCCCGACAGCGAATACTTCCCGGTCGCCCGGGCCAACGGGATCCTGACCGCCCTGACCATGCCGAGCGGGGGACTGATCTCCGGTCTTTCCGGGCTGATCGCGATGGATGGATGGACCACCGAGGAAATGACCCTTGTTGCGACAGTGGGGCTTCACGTTCGATGGCCATCCTACCGCGTTCGCGACATTCCCGGCCTGGCCGGGGAAGAGCAGATCAAGGCACGCAAAGCGGCCCTTACCAGGCTGCGCGACGCCTTCCGGGAAGCCAGGGCATACATGATCGCGAAGGAGGCGGAAAGTGTCGGCGGGCCTTTTCATCCCTCCGACCTCGGCTGGGAGTCCATGATCCCGGTGCTCAAGAAAGAACTGCCCGTTTTCATACACGCGGCTGAAGAAAAGCAGATCCACGCCGCGATCGACTGGGCGCTGGCCGAGGACCTGAGGATCGTCCTGGTCGGCGGCGCCGACGTCTGGCGGGTGGCGGACCGTTTGAAGGTAAATGATGTCCCCGTGATCATCGGCGCCGTGCATTATCTGCCCGCCCGTCGTTGGGAGGCCTACGACGCGCCATTCACCAACGCCCGGAAACTGCATGAGGCCGGCCTGGATTTCTGCATCGGAGAGCGGAGAGTCTGGCTCGAAGGCGGTGGGGGGTCGAACGTCCGAAACCTGCCGTACCATGCGGCCACCGCGGCGGCCTACGGCCTGCCGAAGGATGAGGCGCTGAAGTCCGTTACCCTTTACCCCGCGCGTATCCTTGGGGTGGAGGACCGGCTCGGCTCCCTGGAGACGGGCAAGGACGCTACGCTGATCGTGACCGACGGAGACCCGCTCGAAATCATGACGCAGGTGGAACATGCCTTCATCCAGGGCCGTCCGGTCGATATCAGCAGCAAACATACCGATTTATACGACAAGTACCGGACCCGGCTGGAGCAGGGGAGCAGGTGA
- a CDS encoding M55 family metallopeptidase translates to MRILMMTDMEGISGIVAWDQVNGGKPMYEEGRRLYTEEINAAVRGARAAGAEEIVVVDCHGAGGDWTFNSLVPELLDPGCEWVAKHPWSRYTEMFETGCDAAVFVGMHARANTPDGVMCHTISTTGWRSLRFNDDEVGEVGINAALCGHYDCPVLLVTGDEAVCRESRELLGENLPIVAVKRGLSRYSARQIPPVRARQMIEDGARQALQDMPDIKPYVPDTPTKITIELDTVDNAAHYRGQPGVSFPDDLTVVSDGRDWMEAWNQIWHW, encoded by the coding sequence ATGCGCATATTGATGATGACGGACATGGAAGGCATCAGCGGCATCGTGGCCTGGGACCAGGTAAACGGTGGCAAGCCCATGTACGAGGAAGGCCGGCGGCTGTACACCGAGGAGATCAACGCCGCCGTCCGGGGCGCCCGGGCCGCGGGCGCGGAGGAAATCGTGGTGGTGGACTGTCACGGTGCGGGCGGCGACTGGACCTTTAATTCGCTGGTACCCGAGTTGCTCGATCCGGGATGCGAGTGGGTCGCCAAGCACCCTTGGTCGCGTTACACGGAGATGTTCGAGACGGGCTGCGACGCCGCGGTGTTCGTCGGCATGCACGCCCGGGCGAACACGCCGGACGGCGTAATGTGCCATACGATCTCGACGACGGGCTGGCGCAGCCTGCGGTTCAACGACGACGAAGTGGGCGAAGTCGGCATCAACGCCGCCCTCTGCGGACACTACGACTGCCCCGTGCTGCTGGTCACCGGCGACGAGGCCGTATGCCGCGAGTCCCGGGAGTTACTCGGAGAAAACCTGCCTATCGTCGCCGTGAAACGAGGCCTGTCAAGGTATTCCGCCCGGCAGATACCCCCGGTCCGCGCGCGGCAGATGATCGAGGACGGGGCGCGGCAGGCACTGCAGGACATGCCCGACATAAAACCCTACGTGCCCGACACACCCACGAAGATCACCATCGAACTGGACACCGTGGACAACGCGGCGCACTACAGGGGCCAGCCGGGGGTCTCGTTTCCCGACGACCTGACCGTCGTCAGCGACGGCCGGGACTGGATGGAGGCCTGGAACCAGATCTGGCACTGGTAG
- a CDS encoding Gfo/Idh/MocA family oxidoreductase, with the protein MSYSILLSGCGSAGMYVAQVAEHSGRARVTALFDPAGEKLAAAGSLYPDAVSGNDLASLITDARPDIVAVAGPDHLHADQTILALDLGAHALVEKPLATTVADARRVMDAAERTGLTVMADHTIRYMYPWQEMSRAARSGEIGDIFFIQGDYIHDMWSIYQPGERRHTPWRIDGRNPQNILLGGGCHPIDNILSTVDSPVVEVFAYSSKMSVPEFPADDCYIVMLKFENGVLGKVFVSSGCSGHGMGGGMLAVYGTEGTLWNGKLYRRGLEPVTLPNVSDEAAVGGHGWGRSVIDFLDTLDGRIENPIPARTGARVVAVCEAGLESIRTGQPQKPEWP; encoded by the coding sequence ATGTCCTATTCCATACTCCTGAGCGGTTGCGGCAGCGCCGGAATGTATGTGGCCCAGGTGGCAGAGCATAGCGGGCGCGCTCGGGTGACCGCCCTGTTCGACCCGGCCGGGGAGAAACTCGCAGCGGCCGGGTCGCTCTACCCTGATGCGGTTTCCGGCAATGACCTGGCATCATTGATCACGGATGCGCGCCCGGATATCGTCGCCGTGGCCGGTCCGGACCACCTGCACGCCGATCAGACCATCCTGGCCCTGGACCTCGGCGCCCATGCGCTCGTGGAGAAGCCGCTGGCCACGACCGTGGCCGACGCCCGGCGCGTCATGGACGCCGCCGAACGGACGGGCCTGACCGTGATGGCGGATCATACCATCCGGTACATGTATCCCTGGCAAGAGATGTCCCGCGCCGCCCGTTCGGGAGAAATTGGGGACATCTTCTTCATCCAGGGCGACTACATCCACGACATGTGGTCCATTTACCAGCCCGGCGAGCGTCGACACACACCCTGGCGGATTGACGGCCGGAATCCGCAGAACATCCTGCTGGGCGGAGGCTGCCATCCCATCGACAACATCCTTTCCACGGTGGACTCGCCGGTCGTGGAGGTCTTTGCCTACAGCAGCAAGATGAGCGTGCCCGAGTTTCCTGCGGACGACTGCTATATCGTCATGCTGAAATTCGAGAACGGGGTGCTGGGCAAGGTCTTCGTCTCCAGCGGCTGCTCCGGACACGGCATGGGAGGAGGCATGCTGGCCGTCTACGGCACCGAAGGGACACTCTGGAACGGAAAGCTTTACCGCAGGGGGTTGGAACCCGTGACGCTGCCCAACGTTTCCGACGAGGCCGCCGTGGGCGGGCACGGCTGGGGCCGTTCAGTCATTGATTTCCTGGACACGCTCGACGGCCGCATCGAAAACCCGATTCCCGCCCGCACGGGCGCACGCGTCGTGGCCGTCTGCGAGGCCGGACTCGAGTCCATTCGAACCGGCCAGCCGCAAAAACCGGAATGGCCGTGA
- a CDS encoding transporter — translation METDLGILSIVPPALAIVLAFLTRNAVYSLAVACLVGVLIAGQGPLGFSQLMIDAIGNTSFSWVFLLEICIGIMIAFFMRTGAIEAFTQFVAHRKLSRKGVQLWTWMLGMFVFFSDYFSPLFVGTTMRSLADKARISREKLAYIADSTSAPVIVLLPFTGWAIYISGLTIGMGPIADAGDALNAFIHSIPYNIYAITAVILVGLIASGLVPEFGPMKKAERRAMDEGKVLRDGAVPLIGRELTETPMFQEIKPRLFLNFILPVILIIVIVLGSFVLTGSAKTLEAYLAVVIFLGISIRIQGIRLNDIMDTAMTGIKGIMPAIMILVFAYTINQLSRDMGTADYMVSISRDFLTPSMLPLATYLLAAVMAFSTGTSWGTFAIMLPIAVPVALVYSGDALTDIVYATIAAVAGGGVFGDHCSPLSDTSILASTGAASDHIDHVRTQIPYAMIAAVLTGVVYLVMGLTVWT, via the coding sequence TTGGAAACCGACCTCGGCATCCTCTCCATCGTGCCGCCGGCCCTTGCCATCGTACTGGCCTTCCTCACCCGGAACGCCGTGTATTCCCTGGCAGTGGCCTGCCTGGTGGGCGTCCTGATCGCGGGGCAGGGGCCCCTGGGGTTTTCCCAGTTGATGATCGACGCGATCGGGAATACCAGTTTCTCCTGGGTGTTCCTGCTCGAGATCTGCATCGGGATCATGATCGCCTTCTTCATGCGCACCGGTGCCATCGAGGCTTTCACGCAGTTCGTGGCGCATCGGAAGTTGTCGCGCAAGGGCGTACAGCTCTGGACGTGGATGCTGGGCATGTTCGTGTTCTTCAGCGATTATTTCAGCCCACTCTTCGTCGGGACCACGATGCGGAGCCTGGCCGACAAGGCGCGGATATCCAGGGAGAAACTGGCCTATATCGCCGACTCCACCTCCGCCCCGGTCATCGTCCTCCTGCCCTTCACGGGCTGGGCGATCTACATCTCGGGACTCACCATCGGCATGGGTCCCATCGCCGATGCCGGCGATGCGCTGAACGCGTTCATTCATTCCATTCCCTACAATATCTACGCCATTACCGCGGTCATCCTGGTCGGGCTGATCGCATCGGGACTGGTCCCGGAGTTCGGCCCCATGAAGAAAGCGGAACGCCGGGCCATGGACGAAGGCAAGGTGCTGAGAGACGGCGCGGTGCCGCTCATCGGACGGGAACTGACCGAGACTCCCATGTTCCAGGAGATAAAACCCCGCCTGTTCCTGAACTTCATCCTGCCCGTCATCCTGATCATCGTCATCGTCCTGGGTTCCTTTGTGCTCACAGGATCCGCGAAGACGCTGGAGGCCTATCTCGCCGTCGTCATCTTCCTCGGCATATCGATCCGAATCCAGGGCATTCGGCTGAACGACATCATGGACACGGCGATGACGGGCATCAAGGGGATCATGCCGGCCATCATGATCCTGGTTTTCGCTTACACGATCAACCAGTTGAGCAGAGACATGGGCACGGCCGACTACATGGTATCGATTTCGAGAGACTTCCTCACCCCGTCCATGCTCCCCCTGGCCACCTACCTGCTGGCGGCCGTGATGGCCTTTTCCACCGGCACGTCCTGGGGCACTTTCGCCATCATGCTGCCGATCGCGGTGCCCGTGGCCCTGGTATATTCAGGGGACGCGCTGACCGATATCGTATACGCGACCATTGCGGCCGTGGCCGGCGGCGGGGTCTTCGGCGACCACTGCTCTCCACTCTCAGACACCTCGATTCTTGCTTCGACGGGCGCGGCATCGGATCATATCGATCACGTCAGAACCCAGATCCCCTACGCAATGATCGCCGCCGTGCTGACGGGTGTCGTGTACCTCGTCATGGGGCTGACCGTGTGGACCTGA